The sequence below is a genomic window from Rhizobium sp. NXC14.
CGTGGCTTATCTGTCCAGGCACCACTTCTCCTCCAAGCCCCGGGATGACGGAGTGTGGGGTTGGCTTGGTTGCTAAACGCAAAGGTCACTTCCCCAATCGAATAAAAAAACGGGCCACTCGGCCCGTTTCTCGTTCTCGGCAATACCTGTCCGCTCAGCTGACCCGTGCCGCGGCCCGGCGCCTTTCGTTGATCGGCTGATAGGCAAGCTTCTGATGATAGCTGCAATAGGGCGAATTGTCGGGGGACTCGCAGCCGCAGAAATGGAAATCTTCCTTGAGCGGGTCGCCGACCGGCCATTTGCAGGTGCGTTCGGTGAGCTCCGTCAGGCCGAGGCGGCGAGAAATCGGCACGACCACATTGCCGGCCGGCACATATTCCATTTCCTCGACGGCATCGACCTCGATCTCTTCCTTCAGCATCGTTGCGCCCTGTTGACGGGTCACGGTGCGGGTGGTGATCCGGGAGGCGTAGTTCGGCGCGCGCGGCGCGGCTGTCTGGCGCTTCGGCGTGCGCGCCGCGGTGGCCGTGCCGCCGGCCTTGGCGCGGCCGGGAAGGCTGAGCCTGTGCACCTTGCCGATAACGGCATTTCGGCTGACGCCGCCAAGCTGCGCAGCAATCTGGCTGGCGCTCAGTCCTTCGGCCCAAAGCTTCTTGAGTTTCTCGACCCGCTCGTCTGTCCAGTTCATGCCCTGTCTCCACCTTTTGCGTTGGTGATGGCAGAATCCCTCACCGTTGTCCCGGAAGCCTCCGAAACAAGAAACGCTTGATCAATTTTGGTGACTAGTTCCGCCGCATGCAGTCTAGTAATTGAACTTTAACCTAGTGTGAGGCTGACTCCGTGACAAGAGTCGCGGGAATCCGGATGAATCGAATTTCAAGTTTTCCCCAACTTGCTGCCTCTGCGTGGCATTTCTGCAATAATGCCTGTTGAAGGCCGAAAGTGCCGCTGCACAAGCTTGCTGCATAGGCTAAGGCGCCAGTTTTGTTGACATTGCAGCGCGAAAAGGAAATAGTACCGCTCGCCGCCGAAAGGCGGCATTTTTGATTTTTTGGACCTGGTTTTGTTAGCCGGAGTCCGTGCAAGACAACATTGAACGGGAGACCCGCGCCATGGCTGAAGCCGCGCCGCTTTATGACACCTATTCTCGCGCCCCGCTGCGGTTCGAGCGAGGCGAGGGCGTATGGCTGATCACCGAGAGCGGCGAGCGCTATCTCGATTTCGGCGCCGGTGTCGCCGTCACCTCCGTCGGCCATGGCAACCCGCATGTGGTCGCGGCGCTGAAGGAGCAGGCCGACAAGGTCTGGCACCTCTCCAACATCTATGAGATCCCCGGCCAGGAGCGCCTCGCCAAGCGCCTGACGGACGCTACCTTCGCCGATAAGGTGTTCTTCACCAATTCTGGCGCCGAGGCGCTCGAATGCGCCATCAAGACCGCGCGCCGCTACCAGTTTTCCAAGGGGCATCCCGAGCGGTTCCATATCATCACCTTCGAGGGTGCCTTCCATGGGCGCACGCTCGCGACGATTGCCGCCGGCGGTCAGGAGAAATATCTCGAAGGTTTCGGCCCCAAGGCTCCGGGTTTCGATCAGGTGCCGTTCGGCGACATCGAGGCCGTCCGCGCCGCCATTACCGATGCGACGGCCGCAATCCTGATCGAGCCGGTGCAAGGCGAGGGCGGCGTGCGTCCCGCCACCGGCGAATTCATGAAGGCGCTTCGCCGGATCTGCGACGAAAACGGCCTGCTGCTGATCCTCGACGAGGTCCAGACCGGCGTCGGCCGCACCGGCAAGCTCTTCGCCCATGAATGGTCCGGCATCACGCCCGATATCATGGCCGTTGCCAAGGGCATCGGCGGCGGTTTCCCGCTCGGCGCCTGCCTTGCCACGGCCGAGGCTGCCTCCGGCATGAAGGCCGGCACGCATGGTTCGACCTATGGCGGCAATCCGCTGGCCATGGCGGTCGGCAGTGCCGTACTCGACGTCATCCTCGCCGATGGCTTCCTTGAGCATGTGCGCGACGTCGCGCTCGTCTTCCGCCAGGGGCTGGCCTCGCTCAAGGATCGGTATCCCGATGTTATCGAGGATATCCGAGGCGAGGGGCTTCTGCTCGGCGTCAAGGCTGCGGTTCCCTCGGCCGAATTGCTGCAGGCGATCCGCGCCGCGCATCTGCTCGGCGTGCCGGCCGGCGACAACGTCATCCGCCTTCTTCCGCCGCTGGTGGTCACTGCCGAAGAAGCCCGCGAGGGGCTCGTGCGCCTCGAGCGCGCCGCCGAGAGCATCCGCGCCGCCAAGATCAAGAAGACGGCTTGAAGGGATCGCCGCCTTCGGGCGCACGACAGGTAAGAACATGGCTCCTAAACATTTCCTCGATCTTTCGGCCGTCACCTCGGCCGACCTCAGAACTATCATGAACGACGCGCTCGCCCGCAAGCAGGCCTTCAAATCCGGCAAGGGCGACAAGCCGCTCGCCGGCAAGATGCTGGCGATGATCTTCGAAAAGCCGTCGACGCGCACCCGCGTTTCCTTCGACGTCGGCATGCGCCAGCTCGGCGGCGAAACGCTGTTTCTCTCCGGTACTGAAATGCAGCTCGGCCGCGCCGAGACGATCGGCGACACCGCCAAGGTGCTGTCGCGCTATGTCGATGCGATCATGATCCGCACCACCGAGCATTCCAGGCTTTTGGAGCTCGCCGAGCACGCGACCGTGCCTGTGATCAATGCGCTGACGGACGACACCCACCCCTGCCAGATCATGGCCGATATCATGACCTTCGAGGAGCATCGCGGCCCGATCAAGGGCAAGACGATCGCATGGACCGGCGACGGCAACAATGTGCTGCATTCGCTGGTGGAAGGGGCTGCGCGCTTCGGCTACCGCATGAACATGGCCGTGCCTCTTGGCTCGGAGCCTAAGGATCACTATCTGAACTGGGCCCGCAATGAGGGCGCCGAAGTCATGCTCTGCCATGATGCCGACCGTGCGGTCGAAGGCGCCGATTGCGTGGTGACCGATACCTGGGTCTCCATGAATCAGGAACATCGGGCCCGGGGTCACAACGTCTTCCAGCCTTATCAGGTCAATGCGGCCTTGATGGCCAAGGCCGGCAGCGATGCATTGTTCATGCATTGCTTGCCTGCTCATCGCGGTGAGGAAGTGACGGACGAGGTGATCGACGGCCCGCAATCCGTGGTCTTCGATGAAGCGGAAAACCGTCTTCATGCGCAGAAGTCGATTCTTGCTTGGTGCCTGGGCGCGATCTGAACCATAATCGGATGTTGCGAGTCATAAGCTTGCGGCCCGACTGCGCGAGCGCCGGACACTTTGGCCGCCGCTCCAGAAACTAGGAGTAAAGCCATGGCAGAAGCTGCAGCCGCCCTCGGCCAGTTCGATTTCGCCGGCGATGATCATGTCGTCCCCTTTCAGGTGGAGGGTCTGGATGTGCGCGGCCGCGCCGTCCAGCTCGGCCCCATGCTCGATGCGATCCTCGAGCGCCATCATTATCCCGCGCCCGTCGCCCGGCTGCTCGCCGAAGTCGTCGTACTGACGGTGCTGCTCGGCACCTCGCTGAAGTTCGACGGCAAGTTCACCGTGCAGACCAAGGGCGACGGCCCGGTCGATCTGCTCGTCGCCGATTTCTCGACGCCGGAGAACGTGCGTGCCTATGCCCGTTTCGACCGGGCGCTGCTCGACCAGGCGATTGCCTCAGGCGAGACCGAGCCGGAGCAACTGCTCGGCAAGGGCGTGCTCGCCTTCACCATCGATCAGGGCAAGTTCGCGCAGCCTTACCAGGGCATTGTCGCCCTCGACGGCACGTCGCTCGAGGAGATCGCCGGCGTCTATTTCCGCCAGTCGGAGCAGATCCCGACGCGGGTGCGCCTGGCTGCGGCCGAACTTTTCGACCGTGACGATGCCGGCAAGCCGCGCCATCGTTGGCGGGCAGGCGGCCTCGTCGCCCAGTTCCTGCCGGAGGCACCGGAGCGCATGCGCCAGCCTGATCTCCACGGCGGCGACGGCGATAACGGCGACCGTCCGCATGGCGAGGATGACGCCTGGACCGAAGCGCGCTCGCTGGTCGAGACCATCGATGCCGACGAGCTGACCGATCCGCAGGTCGGCACCGAACGTCTCTTGTTCCGCCTGTTCCACGAGCGCGGCGTGCGCGTCTTCGAGCCCCGCGCCGTCTTCGACCGCTGCAGCTGCTCGCGGGAAAAAATAGGCAACGTGCTGAAGGGCTTCACCGCCGAGGAGATCGAGGCCAGCCAGGAAAACGGCGAGATATCCGTCACCTGTGAATTCTGCTCGACCACATACCGCTTCGAAGCAGCCGAGCTTCAGCCGGCGGAATAACATTAGTCGCGCTTGGCGCGAAAAAGATACGCATTGCAGCGGCACAGTGACTCGACTTTTAGTAGTCACTGTGCACCTATTATCCCAACTGGTTCTGGGGGCGGGACGTCAATGCGGCTTTTGTATTTTGTATTCGCATTCATTGCTGCGATGCCACGGATTGTCCTGGCTGATGACGAAACAATCAAATGGAAAGAGGTTGGCGGCTGGACCGTGGCTGTCGACCCGACCTTGGGCAACGGCTGTTTTGTTCTCACTTCATTTGATGACGGCACCGTTTTTCGTCTGGGCTTTAATTTTACAAAAAAGGAGAGCCCTTTTTACATTGTGATCGCAAATCCGAACTGGAAATCCTTGGAAGTGGGAAAGCAATATCCCATCGAACTGTCGTTAGATCGTTCTCAATGGACGGCGAATGCGAGCGCTCTCGATCTTGATGGCTTCAAGGGATTATGGATCGATTTTAAGGATTCCAGTCTGATTGCCGAGTTCGCTCGTAAACTGGGTTTTCGCGCCACCTTCAACGGAAAGCAGATTGTTGCGCTGAGTTTAAAAAATTCCGTCAGGGCAACGGATGAGATGCTCACCTGCCAGAAGGCGGTAAACGCTGCAGTCGCTCAGCGGCCAGCCACGCCCCAATCAAAGGATCCGTTCGAAGCAAAGCCGGACACCCGGACGGCCTCGGATCCTTTTGATCTCTGATGCATGTCATCTGGGGGTGAATCGGGCATATCCACTTTGGGGCCTGCGCTCAGTTCAGCACGCGCAGTAGCCCCGGTGAATCCAGCGAGAAGGCGGGGATGTCGACGTCGAATAGCTCGCCTTCATCCGTTTCCATCTGGTAATGGCCGAACATCAGGCCTGAGGGCGTGTCAAGCGGGCAGCCGGAGGAATATTCGTAGGTGTCGCCCGGGCTGAGCCGCGGCTGTTCGCCGACGACGCCGGGTCCGGTCACCTCGTCCACCACCCCGTTCTGGTCGGTGATGTTCCAGTAGCGATTGATGAGGCGAACGGCGACGCCGGAATTGTTGCTGATGACGATCCGGTAACCCCAGACATAGCGATCGTCTTCCGGATCGGATTGCTCCTCCAGATAGAACGGTTCGACCACGACTTCGATATCTCTTGTGAGGGCGCGATACATGCCTTGCACCATAGTCAAGATATGTTACCCGTATCTTATAAAGAGGCCCCGTCCGTCAAGAAACGGAACGTTGATCAGCGGTCAAATGGTGATCATCGTATGGTTTTCGATCGTTAAGCCTAATCGTCAGCGTTAATTTTACTTCGCAACGCCGGCGCGGGGGTACTTGTTCCCGCAGATCGGCGGCCGGCTCCTCATTGAAGTCCGGCCGCTATTCCAGTCCATCAGGCCGAAACCTTGGAAAGCGCCTGCGCGAAGTCCTCGATCAGGTCGTCCGTATCCTCGATGCCGGCCGAAAGCCGCACCGTGCCCGGAGAAATGCCGAGTTCGGCACGCGCCTCTTCCGTCAGGTTCTTGTGCGTCGTCGTTGCCGGATGGGTGATCAGGCTTTTGCTGTCGCCGAGATTGTTGGAGATCTTGATGATCTCAAGCGCGTTCTGCAGCGCGAAGGCCGCCTCCTTGCCGCCCTTCAGCTCGAAGCAGACGAGCGTCGAGCCGCCGGTCATCTGTTTGGCGATGATGTCAGACTGCGGGTGGTCCTTGCGGCCGGGATAGATCACCTTGGCGACCTTGCCCTGCTCTGCCAGGAAATCGGCGATCTTCGCCGCATTTTCAGTCTGCTGCTTGACGCGCAGCGGCAGCGTTTCAATGCCCTTCAGCAGCGTCCAGGCATTGAACGGCGACATGGCCGGGCCGGTATGGCGAAAATAGTCGTGCAGGTTCTCGTCGATCCATGCCTTGTCGGAAAGCACCACCCCGCCGAGGCACCGGCCCTGGCCGTCGATATGCTTGGTGGCGGAATAGACGACGATATGGGCGCCGAGTTCGAGCGGCTTCTGGAAGAGCGGCGTCGCGAAGACGTTGTCGACGATCAGCTTGGCGCCGACCTGGTTGGCGAGGCTGGCGACGCCTGCGATATCGATCACTTCGAGCGTCGGGTTGGTCGGGCTCTCCAGGAAGAATACCTTGGTATTCGGGCGGACCGCCTTTTCCCAATTGGCGAGATCCCGGCCGTCGACCAGCGTGCACTCGATGCCGTATTTCGGCGCAAGCGTTTCCACGACCCAGCGGCAGGAGCCGAACAGCGCGCGGGCCGCGACGATGTGGTCGCCGGCCTTGACCTGGCAGAGGACGGCGGCGGCGACGGCCGCCATGCCGGAGGCGGTGGCGCGGGCATCTTCAGCGCCTTCCAATGCGCACATGCGCTTTTCGAACATGTCGTTGGTTGGGCTGCCGTAGCGGGCATAGATGAAGCCGTCCGTTTCGCCCTTGAAGCGGGCTTCTGCCGCTTCCGACGTGTCATAGACGAAACCCTGGGTGAGATAGATTGCCTCTGATGTTTCGCCATATTGCGAACGCAGCGTGCCGCCATGGACGAGTTGGGTTGCCGGGCGCCAGGTCTTGCTCATGCCATCACCTTCACATAACAAAAAACCGGCCGCAAAAGCAGACCGGTTTCATAACCCGGTCTTTTTAGCCACTTGTTTAACGTGGCTGCAAGCCGACCGGCCAAATCACCACGGGATAATTTTGCAATACTGCTGTTAGCTGCTTGCGTCAATTCCCCGATTTTGGTTTTGTCGGCGGCAAAATGATGGATGGGGCATGATGGCTCGCGAAACTGGAATTCTGGCGGACCGCGCGATTGCGGCACTGTTCGAAACGGGGCGTCTGAACTCCGAGCGGGAGCTCGACCGCGATCAGATCCAGCCGGCGAGCCTCGACCTGCGCTTAGGAAGCAAGGCCTTTCGTGTGCGCGCTTCCTTCATGCCCGGCCCCTCGCATCTGGTCTCCGACAAGCTCGATCGGCTGAGCCTGCACGTGATCGACCTGTCCCAGGGCGCGGTGCTCGAAACCGGCTGCGTCTATATCGTACCGCTGATGGAGAGCCTGGCGCTGCCTGCCGACATGTCGGCTTCGGCCAATCCGAAGAGCTCGACCGGCAGGCTCGATATCTTCACCCGCGTCATCACCGACTACGCCCAGGAATTCGACAAGATCCCGCCGGGCTATTCCGGCCCGCTCTATCTCGAAATCAGCCCGCGCACCTTCCCGATCGTCGTTCGCCGCGGCTCGCGCCTGTCGCAGATCCGCTTCCGCGTCGGCCAGTCCGTGCTCGGCGAGCCGGAACTTCTGAGGCTGCATGAAAGCGAGACGCTTGTTGCCAGCAAGCAGCCGAACGTCTCGGGCGGCGGCATCGCGCTGTCGATCGATCTCACCGGCGACAAGGACGGCCTGATCGGCTATCGCGGCAAGCACCACACCGCGGTCGTCGATGTCGACGAGAAGGACCAGCACGATATTTTCGATTTCTGGGAGCCGCTCTACAGCCGCGGCCGCAACGAGCTGATCCTCGATCCCGACGAGTTCTATATCCTCGTCTCGCGCGAGGCCGTGCACGTGCCGCCGGATTATGCCGCCGAGATGACCCCCTTCGATCCGCTGGTCGGCGAGTTCCGCGTCCACTATGCCGGCTTCTTCGATCCGGGCTTCGGCCATGCGCCGGCCGGCGGCCGCGGCAGCCGCGCCGTGCTCGAAGTGCGCAGCCACGAAGTGCCCTTCATCCTCGAAGACGGCCAGATCGTCGGCCGCCTGGTCTACGAGCACATGCAGGAAAAACCGGCAAGCCTTTACGGCTCCGGCCTCGGCTCCAACTACCAGGCCCAGGGCCTCAAGCTCTCCAAACATTTCCGCATCTGACGCCGGCCTGACGGGCGGCGACTTGACAGCGGCCCCCATCTGTTGGAAATCTCAGCTCATCGCGGGTGTAGCTCAATGGTAGAGCAGCAGCTTCCCAAGCTGAATACGAGGGTTCGATTCCCTTCACCCGCTCCAGCTGCCTTTCCAGCGATGTCCTTCTAATCCCCGAAAAACCGAATCGGCTTATACCGGCGGTGTGCGATGATCAGGCTGCGGTCGGGCTGGAGGATGTAGGTTTCCTCCACCTGTCGGCCATACTGGTCGATAAAATCATGCGGGAAGGAGGAGCCGGGTGGCGATTTGGTGAGCTTGGTGCGCGGCTGGCCGTGATAGGTGATGCTGCCTGGGATGGGTTCGAGGCCCGGGCCGCTGTAGCTGACGGTGTTGCATCCCGCCAGAACGAGTGTGCCGATGAGGCCGATGATTGCCGGTTTCATATCCATCCCTTCCGATGCGCAGAACGTTGCGATCTTACTCCCGATCGCAACAGACGCACCAGATGAAACGGCGTCTCCGCCTTCACTCGTTCGAGAGGTGCTGCCCGGAGCGCAGGAAATCCATGCGTTGGCGAAACCGGCGGTGTCTGCTAGATGGGCAGTGTCGAAAAAGGCAGGATCGGTTGAGGTAAGCCCGATCCCTTCCGTTGGAGCGTCGTGAGCGCTCTCAAGAAGCTCTGCTCCGTGGCCTATGGCACGAGAACCCGCGACGTGATCCGCATCAAGATGCGGGATCCCGGCGGCGTGCGGAGACGGCAAAAGGCAGTCGCGGGATTTTTTCAAACGGAGACTGTCATGCGCCTGAACCATCTCGATTTTCACGTTCCCGATATTACCGCGACGGCGGATTTCTTCATCCGCCACTTCGGCCTGATGCTCAAGGATATGCGGGGCCAGAACGGCCTGGCGATACTGACCGACGACGCCGGCCTCGAAATTGTCCTCAGCCACGCGATCGCGAAGTTCGGCACCGCCGACCAGGTCGAACTGCAGCGTCAGACTTATCACGTCGGCTTTATTTTGGCTGAGAAGGCTGATGTTGATATTGTTCATGCCGGGCTTGTTGCCGCCGGTGCGGTGCTGTCCGGCCCGCCGGCCGCCATGCGCGGCGGCTGGCTGTTTTATTGCACGGCGCCCGGAAATATTCTGGTCGAGATTGGTTGGCGGCCGGTTTGAGCGAATCCCAGAAGGAAGGGTGCGGCCCGTAGCCTGCCCCTCATCCGGCTGCCGGCATCGACCGGGGTCGCGCCACGGTCTCGGCCCGTCCTTCAGACCCCCGCAAACCGGGCGAAGGGGATGTGCCGCGACCTCTCCATTCCCCGCCGACCTCTCGCTGGGCACGTCCCCTCGTCCCGTTTTTACGGGGAGAGGGTTAGGGCGAGGGGCAGCTATCCGCGCGAACCGGGCAGGCGTGCCTCTTGCCGGCTCAGAATTCCGTCCAGTCGGCATCCTGCGTCGACGGCGTGCTGCTGTTGCCGGCGCCGAAGGCGTTGGCGATCTTCTGGCCTAGCGCCCGGGCGGGGGAGGCGGCCGGGCGGGTCGTGCCTTCCCTGGCGACGCGGATCGATGCCTTGGCTGCTGCCGGGCGCGGGGCCACCACCCGCGGTGGCGGGGCTGTCGGCCGCTTAGACGCGCTCGGTACGGCGGCGGCAAAGCCGCCGGTGCCGGTCAATCGGAACTGGCCGAGCAGGGTGTTGAGTGCTGCCGCTTCCGTGGCGAGGCTGCGGCTGGCGGCCGTCGATTGCTCGACCATCGCCGCATTCTGCTGCGTACCCTGATCCATGGTGTTGACGGCGGTGTTGATCTCCTGCAGCCCGATCGACTGTTCGCGCGAGGCTTCGGCGATCGCGTGGACGTGCTGGTTGATTTGCTGCACCTCGGTGACGATCACATCGAGCGCCTTGCCGGTCTCGCCCACCAGCGTGACGCCGGTCTGGACATGAGAGCCGGAATTGGTGATCAGCGACTTGATCTCCTTGGCGGCATTGGCCGAGCGCTGAGCGAGCTCGCGCACTTCCTGGGCGACGACCGCAAAGCCTTTGCCGGCTTCACCGGCGCGCGCGGCTTCGACGCCGGCATTCAAGGCCAAGAGGTTGGTCTGGAAGGCGATGTCGTCGATGACGCCGATGATGTTGGAAATTTCGCCCGAAGACTTTTCGATCTCGTGCATGGCGGAGACGGCCTTGCGGACGATCTCGCCGGATTTTTCGGCGCCGAGGCGGGTGCGGGTGACGAGCTGGCTCGCCTCCTCGGCGCGCTTGGCGGCATCCCGCACCGTCGTGGTGATTTCTTCCAGCGCCGCTGCAGTCTCTTCGACGGAGGCCGACTGCTGTTCCGTTCGCCGGGAAAGCTCGTCGGCGGAGGAACGAATCTCGTTGGCGCCGGCGCCGATGGCCCGCGCATTGGCCCCGACCGCCTGCATGGTCTCGTTGAGCTTCTCGACCGAGTGGTTGAAATCTTGGCGCAGCGCATCGAGATGGGCGACGAAGGGCGCGTCGATATGCGAAGCGAGATCGCCGGCGGCAAGGCGACGCAGGCCGTCGCCGAGGGCTGCGACGGCGCGTTCGAGTTCTGCTGCCTCGCGGGCTTTCTGCGCCTCGCGTTCGCGGCGCTCGCCGTCGCTGACGCTGCGGTCTGCCTCGGCGCGCGCCTCCATCTGGCGACGCTCGATCGCGTTGTCGCGGAAGATCGAGACCGCCTTTGCCATCTGGCCGACTTCGTCGCGGCGGTCGAGACCACTGATATCGCTATCGGTGTCGCCCTCGGCAAGGCGCGTCATGCGCAGGCTGAGCTTCGTCATCGGGCCGGCAATGCCTTTCTGCGCCATGGTGACGCCAAAGCCGATTGCGGTGAGAACAGCGGTGCCGATCAGAGTGAGACAGAAGGTGATCCGGCCGTTGACGGATGCCGAGAGGCCGTCGCCGCCATCGTTGAGCATCGCCATCATCGCATCATTGTTGGCGATCATCTTCGGCGTCAGCGCATCGAGCTTGGCATTGATCAGGGCGACGTTTGCGAGTGCGCCCGCGCTGTCCTTGCCCTTGCTCTGCTCGATGATCTTATTGGCTAAAGCTTCGATTTCATCGATGCCGGCCTGGATTTCGTCTATCGCTGCCTTGCGGCTCGGAACCAGGGCGAGGGCCTGTTTCATCCGGTCGCGGGCCTGCGGCAGCTTGCTCGGCGTGGCAAGCGCCGTCTGGTATGTCGGCGTATCGGGCTGCGTCTCGGCAACCAAGGTCACCTGCAGCACCGAGGCTACGACCGAGGCGCTGGCACGTGCGCTCAGCATCGAGGCCTGCGCCTCATGATCGATAAAGGCGCCATAAGCGGCGTCCGCCCGGCGGAACTCGGAGATGACATAGATGAGCCCCGCCATCGTGATCAGCCCGAGCAGCGCCACGACCGAAATGATCTTGGTACGGATTTTCAGATGCTTCAACATGGAAAATGTCACCCGATTTTGCCGGGCGCGCGGCGCGTCCGGTGTTTGGAAATTATGTTGGTAAAGAGCGCTGCCTGACTGTCGCGGCGCCGGATAGGGAATTGACGCATGCATCATGCAATCGGCTGGCGGGCCTGTGTCGTCGCGACAAATAGAGGTGATATTCTTTAATTCCGCGCTAACGTGCAGGTGCAGGCGCACCCCTAGTTTTGAGGGGCAGCGGGAGGTCTGCGCCATCGCTCCAGAGAGCTCATTCTTCGAGGGGCGTGGGAGGATGCTGCGGCAAATGAGGAGCGTTGGAGGATGTCGCGGCCAATGAGTTCGTGAGCCTCATCCGCTCCCTCACTCCCATGATATTCCCCGGCGGGCATGACTCTGTTACATCTCGTCGATCCCCAACCCCGGAACTGGATCATCATGATTGAACCCCAGCTGGCATCCCCGACTCTCAGGGCTTTTCTGGCGGCCGGTCTGTTTCTGGCAGCGCTGTTTTCAAACTTTGCTGCATTCGCTCAGCAGGCTGCCCCTTCGCTGCCGTTGCTCTTCGATGCCCGCGAGCGTCTCGCCAGACCGGATCTCTCGTCGCTAGTCCGCTTGCGCTTTCTGACGTCGGTTGATTTCCCGCCGTTTAATTTCACGGATCAGAATGGCAAGCTTTCCGGCTTCAACGTCGATCTCGCCCGCGAAATCTGCGGCGAGCTGGAGATTTCGGATAAGTGCCAGATCCAGGCAATGCCTTTCACCGATCTCAAGGATGCCCTCGCCGCATCGCAAGGCGATGCCGTCATCGCCGGCCTTGCGGTCACCCCGGAGCTGCGCCGGCAATTTCTCTTCTCCCGGCCATATCTGATGCTGCCGGCGCGCTTCGTGCGCAATCTCGCCGCCCCGCTTGATGGAAAGACCGCTGCTGCGCTCTCCAACCATTCGGTCGGCGTCGTCAAAGGCACGGTGCACGAGGCGATGCTGGCAGCCTTTTTCCCGGCGCTGAAAGCGCAGGCTTTCGACACGAAGGACGCCCTGCTTGCGGCGCTGAAGGAGCGAAAGGTCGATGCTGCCTTCGCCGATGCGCTGCAGCTTTCCTTCTGGGTCTCGTCCCCGGCCTCCGACAAATGCTGCGCGCTGTTCGACGGCCCCTACCTCTCCGAACATTTCCTCGGCGAGGGCATGACGATCATGCTGCGACAGAAGGACAGCGTGCTGACATCCGCCATTGATCATGCGCTGGCGGCGCTGTCGCGCACCGGCCGTCTCCAGGAGATCTATCTGCGCTATTTTCCCTACGGGCTCTACTGAGCCTCAAGGATTATCCCTTGCGGAAACGGGCAATGGCGCTCCGCTCGATCGCCGCGCAGGTGAGCTTATCGAGGCCGAGGCGGTCCCGCAGCAGGCTGAGCAGTCGCAGTTCCTCTGCCTTGACCGAAAGATCGGCGGAGGCCACCTCGACGGCAAGCGCATAAGCGGTGTCATAGAGTTTTGCCGGCAAGGTATCGCGGACCGTTTCGAGGACCACGTCGAGGCCTTCAGGCCCAGCCAGCAGCGCGGCGCAGTCGCGTGCTATCGGAATGAGCTTGTCGTCATCAAAATCCCTGAAAACCGGCAGGAAGCCGATCAGCTGACCGATCCTTTCCATCTCCCTGTCGTTCATGGTGCTGTCGACGGCGGATGCCATCACCATCACGTAGATCAGCGCATCATGGGCGGAAAGCGGCTTGTTCATTTCTGATTCCTTGTTGATCAGCGCAGATTAGGAATTGGCGGCGGCCTTTACAAGAGATCGGCAGCTCTCCCCCGGCGGGC
It includes:
- a CDS encoding methyl-accepting chemotaxis protein, with protein sequence MLKHLKIRTKIISVVALLGLITMAGLIYVISEFRRADAAYGAFIDHEAQASMLSARASASVVASVLQVTLVAETQPDTPTYQTALATPSKLPQARDRMKQALALVPSRKAAIDEIQAGIDEIEALANKIIEQSKGKDSAGALANVALINAKLDALTPKMIANNDAMMAMLNDGGDGLSASVNGRITFCLTLIGTAVLTAIGFGVTMAQKGIAGPMTKLSLRMTRLAEGDTDSDISGLDRRDEVGQMAKAVSIFRDNAIERRQMEARAEADRSVSDGERREREAQKAREAAELERAVAALGDGLRRLAAGDLASHIDAPFVAHLDALRQDFNHSVEKLNETMQAVGANARAIGAGANEIRSSADELSRRTEQQSASVEETAAALEEITTTVRDAAKRAEEASQLVTRTRLGAEKSGEIVRKAVSAMHEIEKSSGEISNIIGVIDDIAFQTNLLALNAGVEAARAGEAGKGFAVVAQEVRELAQRSANAAKEIKSLITNSGSHVQTGVTLVGETGKALDVIVTEVQQINQHVHAIAEASREQSIGLQEINTAVNTMDQGTQQNAAMVEQSTAASRSLATEAAALNTLLGQFRLTGTGGFAAAVPSASKRPTAPPPRVVAPRPAAAKASIRVAREGTTRPAASPARALGQKIANAFGAGNSSTPSTQDADWTEF
- a CDS encoding transporter substrate-binding domain-containing protein; this translates as MIEPQLASPTLRAFLAAGLFLAALFSNFAAFAQQAAPSLPLLFDARERLARPDLSSLVRLRFLTSVDFPPFNFTDQNGKLSGFNVDLAREICGELEISDKCQIQAMPFTDLKDALAASQGDAVIAGLAVTPELRRQFLFSRPYLMLPARFVRNLAAPLDGKTAAALSNHSVGVVKGTVHEAMLAAFFPALKAQAFDTKDALLAALKERKVDAAFADALQLSFWVSSPASDKCCALFDGPYLSEHFLGEGMTIMLRQKDSVLTSAIDHALAALSRTGRLQEIYLRYFPYGLY
- a CDS encoding tellurite resistance TerB family protein — translated: MNKPLSAHDALIYVMVMASAVDSTMNDREMERIGQLIGFLPVFRDFDDDKLIPIARDCAALLAGPEGLDVVLETVRDTLPAKLYDTAYALAVEVASADLSVKAEELRLLSLLRDRLGLDKLTCAAIERSAIARFRKG